From Candidatus Woesearchaeota archaeon, one genomic window encodes:
- a CDS encoding restriction endonuclease subunit S, producing the protein MNELDKSKWKTFEFNKVFNFNRGKRLTTIDQTEGNIAYISSTMINNGIDNYINPPAYMKIYRNVLTVNNSGSVGYCFYHPYPIVCSDHCTVIMIKDQSIKMNPHIALFLKPIIESMKQKYSFAREISDYRLNKEKILLPADKEGNPDWKYMEEHTKKLSKNIHFNKIIKKINSKKINTTKWKEFIIEDLFKNNMKRGMRLIEVDRTKGDCCYYSASNKNNGLTDMIGNPLFIEKDAIIYSTFGDCFYVEGEFTASDEICILKHDKLNKFNGLYVVTILKENKYKYGFGRKAFLNKLVKDVIKLPADKEGNPDWEFMENYVKSSPYSSNL; encoded by the coding sequence ATGAATGAATTAGATAAATCAAAGTGGAAAACATTTGAGTTTAATAAAGTGTTTAATTTTAATAGAGGAAAAAGGTTAACCACCATAGATCAAACAGAGGGAAATATTGCATATATTTCTTCTACAATGATAAATAATGGTATTGATAACTATATCAATCCTCCAGCCTATATGAAAATATATCGTAATGTTCTAACTGTAAATAATAGTGGTAGTGTCGGCTATTGTTTTTATCATCCTTATCCAATAGTGTGTTCAGATCATTGTACTGTCATAATGATCAAAGACCAGTCAATAAAAATGAATCCACATATTGCATTGTTTCTAAAACCAATTATCGAGTCCATGAAACAAAAATATAGTTTTGCTAGAGAAATCAGCGATTACAGATTAAATAAAGAAAAGATTTTACTTCCAGCCGACAAAGAAGGCAATCCTGACTGGAAATACATGGAAGAACACACTAAGAAATTGTCTAAAAATATTCATTTTAATAAAATAATTAAGAAAATAAACTCTAAAAAAATAAATACTACCAAATGGAAAGAGTTTATAATTGAAGATTTATTCAAAAATAATATGAAACGAGGTATGCGATTAATTGAAGTTGATAGGACTAAAGGAGACTGTTGTTATTATTCAGCATCAAATAAAAATAATGGGTTAACAGATATGATCGGAAATCCGTTATTCATAGAGAAAGATGCCATTATTTATTCTACTTTTGGAGATTGTTTTTATGTTGAAGGAGAATTTACAGCTAGTGATGAAATATGTATATTAAAACATGATAAGTTAAATAAATTTAATGGATTATATGTGGTAACAATACTTAAAGAAAATAAATATAAATACGGGTTTGGTAGAAAAGCATTTTTAAATAAATTAGTTAAAGATGTTATTAAACTTCCAGCAGATAAAGAAGGCAATCCTGATTGGGAATTCATGGAAAATTATGTCAAGTCATCCCCCTATAGTTCAAATCTTTAG
- a CDS encoding tyrosine-type recombinase/integrase: MVAMVSDDMNDHVADNEPYLDKLCEELRLRKYSKQTEKTYLNLIKNFLASGKQPREYLLGYTEKSRSAIRSVYFALKFFYEHVLNQKFDEKIPLAKNGGKLPTVLSKEEITKMFESTLNLRHRLILMFLYYTGVRLDEIVNLKWEDLDFDRDVIHLKITKGSKDRVIFFHQKLKQFIAMFNLKKEGLIFLSNLGRKYNKRTIQVIVKSAAMKAGINKRVTPHTFRHSFATHLLEAGADIRHIQKLLGHANLQTTQIYTHVANRDIKRLADLL; this comes from the coding sequence ATGGTTGCCATGGTGAGTGATGACATGAATGATCATGTGGCTGATAATGAGCCCTACCTTGACAAGCTTTGCGAAGAGCTGAGGCTGAGGAAATACTCTAAGCAGACTGAAAAGACATATCTTAATTTGATAAAGAATTTTCTTGCATCTGGAAAACAGCCAAGGGAATATCTTTTGGGATATACCGAGAAGAGCAGATCTGCCATCCGCTCAGTTTATTTTGCCCTTAAGTTTTTTTATGAGCACGTCTTAAACCAAAAGTTTGACGAGAAAATACCTCTTGCAAAAAATGGCGGAAAGCTGCCTACAGTCTTAAGCAAGGAAGAGATAACCAAAATGTTTGAATCGACATTAAATCTCCGCCACAGGCTGATTCTCATGTTTTTATATTACACCGGAGTAAGGCTCGACGAAATAGTAAACTTAAAATGGGAAGATCTTGATTTTGACAGAGATGTAATCCACCTTAAAATAACAAAAGGCAGCAAAGACAGGGTTATTTTCTTTCATCAAAAGCTAAAGCAGTTTATTGCGATGTTCAACTTAAAGAAAGAAGGCCTTATTTTTCTTTCAAATCTTGGCAGGAAATACAACAAAAGGACCATACAAGTTATAGTTAAAAGCGCGGCAATGAAAGCAGGCATAAATAAAAGGGTAACTCCCCATACATTTAGGCACAGCTTCGCAACTCATCTGCTTGAAGCTGGCGCAGATATAAGGCATATCCAAAAATTATTGGGTCATGCAAACCTGCAGACAACGCAGATCTACACTCATGTAGCAAACAGGGACATAAAAAGGCTGGCAGATTTATTGTAG
- the gyrA gene encoding DNA gyrase subunit A: MRYCVTGDTLIVTSKGIMSMASISKDKESRINLKVLSYDGRINHASKFFNSGKHKTIKLVTKSGYSIEGSYNHPLLIWRIGQNFKPIISWKTLENFEEGDVVIIKRGGNLFSKKPLDLREHHPKKGFKNDVALPERMNNDLAFLLGALVSEGSFHNKQISFNNKDMKFYDKVKSIILSQFKGIQLYERKIKGACTELSIYEQKAVIFLQNIGLESSKSDKKEIPFSVLISSRENMKSFLEALFEGDGSVALVIDKRHGGKAIQLNYNSKSEILIKQIKTLLLNFGIVSSKPYKDKRNECFKLVISSCEGILRFHKELGFFSKRKKTTLKSIERINPSRLSKTDFVPFLNDYLRNKYASEFILRNNFDRYNSLTKNYSVLVRVIDHEDKCLIDWILKNRFYFDQINKVEKTETLKEVFSVKVDSKCHSFVANGFINHNTEARLSKIAEELLQDIEKETVKFVDNFDGSLKEPTVLPSKIPNLLINGSSGIAVGMATNIPPHNISEVSEGVIAAIDDPDITTEKLMCFVRGPDFPTGASILGLGGIKQAYETGRGSVIVRAKTAIEEKKERKNIIVNEIPYQVNKSIMIEQIAGLIRDKSLSGVSDLRDESDREGMRVVIELKKDANPEVILNQLYKHTSMQTTFGIIMLALVNNEPKVLSLKGMVQHFIKHRQDVVRKRTDFDLKEAEKKAHILEGLIIALNDIDNVIQKIKKSRDAAEAKIMLIGDYRLTEVQSLAILDMRLQRLASLEQEKIKNDHKELLRIIEELRAILLDEAKILGLIKNELIEIKNNYGDGRRTQIEESVADEICTEDLVKPEEMVVTMTHEGYIKRLSVDAYKLQKRGGHGVIGAGKKEEDFVEDLFIANTHSYILFFTNKGKVHWLKVYEIPEVSRIAKGTAVVNLLDLGKDEKVSAFVPIREFDDRHFIVFATKKGTVKKTNLAEYSRPRAGGIIAITLEEGDELINTSLTDGKQQIILATKNGLAVRFREEDVRATGRSAQGVRGARLRQNDEIVGMVIGDDSKTLLTVTENGYGKRTQISEYRLVSRGGVGVRNIICSERNGCVVAAKSVIDDDELIFISKNGIVLKTKASGISVIGRATQGMTIMKLEEGDKLVAAARIVKEENGNSENKQII; the protein is encoded by the coding sequence ATGCGGTATTGTGTAACAGGAGATACACTAATAGTAACTAGTAAAGGAATTATGTCTATGGCGAGCATTTCTAAAGATAAAGAATCAAGAATCAATTTAAAAGTATTGTCATATGATGGAAGAATAAATCATGCTTCAAAATTTTTCAATTCAGGAAAACATAAAACAATAAAGTTGGTAACTAAATCAGGATATTCTATTGAAGGTTCTTATAACCATCCTCTTCTAATCTGGAGAATAGGTCAAAATTTTAAACCGATTATCTCGTGGAAAACTCTTGAGAATTTTGAAGAGGGGGATGTAGTGATAATAAAGAGGGGCGGTAATTTATTCTCAAAAAAACCTTTAGACTTAAGAGAACATCATCCTAAAAAAGGCTTCAAAAATGATGTCGCTCTCCCAGAACGAATGAATAATGATTTAGCATTTTTATTGGGTGCTTTAGTGAGTGAAGGAAGCTTTCACAATAAGCAAATATCATTTAATAATAAAGATATGAAGTTTTATGATAAAGTCAAGTCAATTATTTTATCGCAATTTAAAGGAATTCAACTATATGAAAGAAAAATAAAAGGGGCTTGCACAGAATTAAGCATTTATGAACAAAAGGCAGTTATTTTCTTGCAGAATATAGGTCTAGAATCCTCTAAATCTGATAAAAAAGAAATTCCATTTTCTGTTTTAATATCCTCGAGAGAAAATATGAAATCCTTCTTAGAAGCGTTGTTCGAGGGTGATGGAAGTGTGGCATTAGTAATAGATAAAAGGCATGGAGGGAAAGCTATTCAATTGAATTATAATTCTAAAAGTGAGATTCTAATAAAACAAATCAAGACACTTTTATTAAATTTCGGGATAGTCTCTAGCAAACCTTACAAAGACAAAAGAAATGAATGTTTTAAATTAGTAATATCTTCCTGTGAAGGTATATTACGATTTCATAAAGAACTTGGTTTTTTTTCAAAAAGAAAAAAAACAACCCTAAAATCAATAGAAAGAATCAACCCATCAAGATTAAGCAAAACTGATTTTGTTCCTTTTTTGAATGATTATCTAAGAAACAAATACGCTTCTGAATTTATACTGAGGAATAATTTTGATAGATACAATTCATTAACTAAAAATTATTCTGTACTCGTAAGGGTGATTGATCATGAAGATAAATGTCTGATAGATTGGATTTTAAAAAATAGATTTTATTTTGATCAAATAAATAAAGTAGAGAAAACAGAAACCCTAAAAGAAGTGTTTTCAGTAAAGGTAGATAGTAAATGTCATTCTTTTGTTGCCAATGGATTTATAAATCATAACACAGAGGCAAGATTAAGCAAGATTGCAGAAGAACTGCTGCAGGACATTGAAAAAGAAACTGTAAAATTTGTTGATAATTTTGACGGCAGCTTGAAAGAGCCAACAGTATTGCCTTCAAAAATCCCAAATCTGTTAATCAATGGATCAAGCGGAATTGCAGTCGGCATGGCAACAAACATTCCGCCGCACAATATTTCAGAAGTTTCAGAAGGCGTAATCGCTGCAATTGACGACCCCGACATTACAACTGAAAAACTGATGTGCTTCGTACGCGGCCCGGATTTTCCTACAGGCGCATCAATTCTCGGATTAGGGGGAATAAAACAGGCATACGAAACCGGAAGAGGCAGTGTAATTGTAAGGGCGAAGACAGCTATTGAAGAGAAGAAAGAACGAAAAAACATCATTGTAAATGAAATACCTTATCAGGTGAATAAATCAATCATGATAGAGCAGATTGCAGGCCTTATAAGAGATAAAAGCCTTAGCGGAGTTTCTGATTTAAGAGATGAAAGCGACAGAGAAGGCATGCGCGTTGTCATTGAGCTGAAAAAGGATGCAAATCCTGAAGTTATTCTTAACCAGCTTTACAAGCACACATCAATGCAGACAACATTCGGCATAATAATGCTTGCATTGGTCAACAACGAGCCCAAGGTTTTAAGCCTGAAGGGAATGGTGCAGCATTTCATAAAGCACCGCCAGGATGTTGTAAGGAAGAGAACAGACTTTGATCTTAAGGAAGCTGAAAAGAAAGCCCATATTTTGGAAGGCTTAATCATAGCATTAAATGACATCGACAATGTTATACAAAAAATAAAAAAATCAAGGGATGCGGCAGAAGCAAAGATCATGCTGATTGGCGATTACAGGCTTACTGAAGTGCAGTCATTGGCAATTCTGGATATGAGGCTGCAAAGATTAGCATCATTGGAGCAGGAAAAAATAAAAAATGACCATAAGGAGCTGCTAAGGATCATAGAAGAGCTCAGGGCAATACTTTTAGACGAAGCCAAAATTTTAGGCTTGATAAAAAACGAATTGATTGAAATCAAAAACAATTACGGCGATGGAAGAAGAACGCAGATTGAAGAATCAGTTGCAGATGAAATATGCACAGAAGACCTTGTAAAGCCGGAAGAAATGGTTGTCACAATGACGCATGAAGGCTATATAAAAAGGCTTTCTGTTGACGCATACAAGCTGCAAAAAAGAGGCGGCCATGGAGTTATAGGCGCAGGCAAAAAAGAAGAGGATTTTGTTGAAGATCTGTTTATTGCAAACACACATTCGTATATTTTATTCTTCACAAATAAAGGAAAAGTGCATTGGCTTAAGGTCTATGAAATCCCAGAAGTATCGAGAATTGCAAAAGGAACAGCTGTTGTTAATTTGCTGGATCTTGGCAAGGATGAAAAAGTCAGCGCATTTGTTCCTATCAGGGAATTTGATGACCGGCATTTCATTGTGTTTGCAACAAAGAAAGGCACAGTGAAGAAAACAAATCTTGCAGAATATTCAAGGCCAAGGGCAGGCGGAATAATCGCGATAACATTGGAAGAAGGAGATGAGCTGATAAATACGAGCCTTACAGACGGAAAGCAGCAGATAATTCTTGCAACAAAGAATGGGCTTGCTGTCCGCTTCAGGGAAGAGGATGTAAGGGCAACCGGAAGATCAGCCCAGGGCGTCAGGGGAGCAAGATTAAGGCAGAATGATGAAATAGTTGGAATGGTGATCGGTGATGATTCCAAAACTTTGCTGACTGTTACAGAAAACGGCTATGGGAAGAGAACTCAGATTTCAGAATACCGCTTAGTCAGCCGCGGCGGAGTTGGCGTAAGAAACATTATCTGCAGCGAAAGAAACGGCTGTG